Proteins from one Streptomyces genisteinicus genomic window:
- a CDS encoding ABC transporter permease, which translates to MTKKADKIDRLAELMQTSEATTGASLWREAMRRLRSSKMAIIGAAVIAVFVVLAIIGPWIAPHSPTAQTWRGEVFPNQGKFVGMRGENWFGLDHLGRDLFSRMLVGARQTLLVGVVSMLIGLVVGALVGILSGAAATLGGRVGQRVDTVIMRITDIMLSLPGLLLAVSIAAVLGQSLTTVMIAVGVVQIPVFARMLRGSMLAQGGADYVLAAKALGVRKRRIVLTQILPNSLSPVIVQATLSLATAIIEAAALSYLGLGNPDPAVPEWGVMLSQAQRFFDNEPMMAAYPAIGIIITALGFTLLGEAMREALDPKLRG; encoded by the coding sequence ATGACCAAGAAGGCCGACAAGATCGACCGGCTCGCCGAGCTGATGCAGACCTCCGAGGCCACCACCGGCGCCAGCCTGTGGCGCGAGGCCATGCGGCGGCTGCGTTCCAGCAAGATGGCGATCATCGGCGCCGCCGTCATCGCCGTCTTCGTGGTGCTCGCGATCATCGGCCCGTGGATCGCCCCGCACAGCCCCACCGCGCAGACCTGGCGCGGCGAGGTCTTCCCCAACCAGGGCAAGTTCGTCGGCATGCGCGGCGAGAACTGGTTCGGCCTCGACCACCTGGGCCGCGACCTGTTCTCCCGGATGCTCGTCGGCGCGCGCCAGACCCTGCTCGTCGGCGTCGTCTCGATGCTGATAGGCCTGGTCGTCGGTGCGCTCGTCGGCATCCTGTCCGGCGCGGCGGCCACGCTCGGCGGACGGGTCGGCCAGCGCGTCGACACCGTGATCATGCGCATCACCGACATCATGCTGTCGCTGCCGGGCCTGCTGCTCGCCGTCTCGATCGCCGCGGTCCTGGGCCAGTCCCTGACCACCGTGATGATCGCCGTCGGTGTCGTGCAGATCCCCGTCTTCGCCCGCATGCTGCGCGGTTCGATGCTCGCCCAGGGCGGCGCCGACTACGTGCTCGCGGCGAAGGCGCTCGGTGTGCGCAAGCGGCGGATCGTGCTCACGCAGATCCTGCCGAACTCGCTCAGCCCCGTGATCGTCCAGGCGACGCTCAGCCTCGCCACCGCGATCATCGAGGCGGCGGCGCTCTCCTACCTGGGCCTCGGCAACCCCGACCCCGCGGTGCCCGAGTGGGGCGTGATGCTCTCCCAGGCGCAGCGGTTCTTCGACAACGAGCCCATGATGGCGGCCTACCCGGCCATCGGCATCATCATCACCGCCCTCGGCTTCACCCTGCTCGGCGAGGCCATGCGCGAAGCCCTCGACCCGAAGCTGCGAGGCTGA
- a CDS encoding ABC transporter ATP-binding protein: MALLSVDELSVTFTAKGRKDSTAVDGVSFDVDQGQVVGLVGESGCGKSVTSLALMGLLPGKGVRIGGRALFDGADLLSMSPAKRRDLRGSQLAMIFQDPLSSLNPVIPIGVQVTEILQRHRGLKGEAARKEAAHLLDRVGIPDPTRLKEYPHQLSGGMRQRALIAMAVACAPRMLIADEPTTALDVTIQAQILELLKELVDQEGTALLMITHDLGVVAGLCDQVNVLYAGRAVESAARRELFAHPTHPYAHGLLGSIPRLDAPRGEPLRPIRGSINDRIAWADGCAFAPRCDHYTMECLTGTPELTEPRAAGHQVRCVNPVLPKNQAEVSA; this comes from the coding sequence ATGGCACTGCTTTCCGTTGACGAACTCAGCGTCACCTTCACCGCCAAGGGCCGCAAGGACTCCACGGCGGTCGACGGCGTCTCCTTCGACGTCGACCAGGGTCAGGTCGTCGGTCTCGTCGGCGAGTCGGGATGCGGCAAGTCCGTCACCTCGCTCGCGCTGATGGGCCTGCTGCCGGGCAAGGGCGTGCGGATCGGCGGCCGGGCCCTCTTCGACGGCGCCGACCTGCTGTCCATGAGCCCGGCGAAGCGGCGCGACCTGCGCGGCAGCCAGCTCGCGATGATCTTCCAGGACCCGCTGTCCTCGCTGAACCCGGTCATCCCGATCGGCGTGCAGGTCACCGAGATCCTCCAGCGTCACCGCGGGCTGAAGGGGGAGGCCGCCCGCAAGGAGGCGGCCCACCTGCTGGACCGGGTCGGCATCCCCGACCCGACGCGGCTCAAGGAGTACCCGCACCAGCTCTCCGGCGGCATGCGCCAGCGTGCGCTGATCGCCATGGCCGTGGCCTGCGCGCCCCGGATGCTGATCGCGGACGAGCCGACCACCGCGCTCGACGTGACCATCCAGGCCCAGATCCTCGAACTGCTCAAGGAACTGGTCGACCAGGAGGGCACCGCCCTGCTGATGATCACCCACGACCTGGGTGTCGTCGCCGGCCTGTGCGACCAGGTCAACGTGCTCTACGCGGGACGGGCGGTGGAATCCGCGGCACGGCGCGAGCTGTTCGCCCACCCCACCCACCCGTACGCGCACGGGCTGCTCGGCTCCATCCCGCGCCTGGACGCCCCGCGCGGCGAGCCGCTCCGCCCGATCCGCGGCTCCATCAACGACCGGATCGCCTGGGCCGACGGCTGCGCCTTCGCCCCCCGCTGCGACCACTACACGATGGAGTGCCTGACGGGCACCCCCGAACTGACCGAACCACGCGCCGCGGGCCACCAGGTGCGCTGCGTCAACCCGGTCCTTCCCAAGAACCAGGCGGAGGTCTCGGCATGA
- a CDS encoding oligopeptide/dipeptide ABC transporter ATP-binding protein: protein MSLLELDGVKVHFPVKKGIFFDRTVGHVYAVDGVSLKVEAGQTYGLVGESGCGKTTLGRAVLRLVDVTDGEVVFDGTDLAKLPDEEMRRFRRRLQMVFQDPLGSLNPRQNVESILAEGMAAHGIGKDQAERREKIKEILAKVGLPANALSRYPHEFSGGQRQRIGIARALVLEPDVIICDEPVSALDVSVQAQVINLLEELQESLGLTYLVIAHDLAVVRHISDVIGVMYLGGLVEEAPSDVLYEGPKHPYTKALMSAVPVPDPEIEDRRERILLQGDLPSPANPPAGCRFHTRCPWAQDKCAVERPALTDLGDGHKVACHYAREIDEGTVVQTRSTGIDAVVATEAVASKEAAVSETVTDPASAAVAVPAPRPAADGAVPAADADASGEAPAEAAASGSGDDAGDTGAEGPEGSEAGGTAEVAVTEEAVAEKPAIEEPAAEKPAADEPVAKGQAKEASESA, encoded by the coding sequence ATGAGTCTGCTCGAACTCGACGGTGTGAAGGTCCACTTCCCCGTCAAGAAGGGCATCTTCTTCGACCGCACGGTCGGCCACGTCTACGCGGTCGACGGCGTCTCCCTGAAGGTCGAGGCCGGTCAGACGTACGGGCTCGTCGGCGAGTCGGGCTGCGGCAAGACGACGCTCGGCCGGGCCGTGCTGCGGCTGGTGGACGTCACCGACGGCGAGGTCGTCTTCGACGGCACCGACCTGGCGAAGCTGCCCGACGAGGAGATGCGCCGCTTCCGCCGCCGTCTCCAGATGGTCTTCCAGGACCCGCTGGGCAGCCTCAACCCCCGGCAGAACGTCGAGTCGATCCTCGCCGAGGGCATGGCCGCGCACGGCATCGGCAAGGACCAGGCCGAGCGCCGGGAGAAGATCAAGGAGATCCTCGCCAAGGTCGGCCTGCCGGCCAACGCGCTCTCCCGCTACCCGCACGAGTTCTCCGGCGGTCAGCGCCAGCGCATCGGCATCGCGCGGGCGCTCGTCCTCGAACCGGACGTGATCATCTGCGACGAGCCGGTCTCGGCCCTGGACGTCTCCGTCCAGGCGCAGGTCATCAACCTGCTGGAGGAGCTCCAGGAGTCCCTGGGCCTCACCTACCTGGTGATCGCGCACGACCTCGCCGTCGTCCGGCACATCTCCGACGTCATCGGCGTGATGTACCTGGGCGGGCTCGTCGAGGAGGCGCCGAGCGACGTGCTGTACGAGGGGCCCAAGCACCCGTACACCAAGGCGCTGATGTCGGCGGTCCCGGTGCCGGACCCGGAGATCGAGGACCGGCGGGAGCGCATCCTGCTCCAGGGCGACCTGCCGTCGCCGGCCAACCCTCCGGCCGGCTGCCGTTTCCACACCCGGTGCCCGTGGGCGCAGGACAAGTGCGCGGTGGAGCGTCCGGCGCTGACCGACCTCGGCGACGGGCACAAGGTCGCCTGCCACTACGCCCGCGAGATCGACGAGGGCACGGTCGTGCAGACCCGCTCGACCGGCATCGACGCGGTCGTGGCGACGGAGGCGGTGGCGTCGAAGGAGGCCGCGGTCTCCGAGACGGTGACGGACCCGGCGTCCGCCGCGGTCGCCGTCCCCGCGCCCCGTCCGGCCGCCGACGGGGCGGTTCCCGCCGCGGACGCGGACGCCTCCGGTGAGGCCCCCGCCGAAGCGGCCGCGAGCGGCTCCGGCGACGACGCCGGGGACACCGGCGCCGAGGGGCCGGAGGGCTCCGAGGCGGGCGGCACCGCGGAGGTGGCCGTCACCGAGGAGGCCGTGGCGGAGAAGCCGGCCATCGAGGAGCCCGCGGCGGAGAAGCCCGCCGCCGACGAGCCCGTGGCCAAGGGGCAGGCGAAGGAGGCTTCCGAGTCCGCCTGA
- a CDS encoding trimeric intracellular cation channel family protein, translated as MFQELFTPSVQHALDIAGIFVFAISGALLAVRKNFDVFGIAVLAEVTALGGGLIRDLIIGAVPPAAFTDLGYFVTPLVATVLVFFLHPHVERIQVGVNVFDAAGLGLFCVTGTTKAYEYGLNLTSSAALGLATAVGGGVLRDVLANEVPSLLRWDRDLYAVPAIVGATIVVLCIQFDALNALTSGIAVVTAFALRLLAMRYHWRAPRAWNRRSAATEEKATAQ; from the coding sequence GTGTTCCAAGAACTCTTCACGCCCTCCGTCCAGCACGCGCTCGACATCGCCGGGATCTTCGTCTTCGCGATCTCGGGCGCGCTGCTCGCCGTACGGAAGAACTTCGACGTCTTCGGCATCGCCGTCCTCGCCGAGGTCACGGCGCTGGGCGGAGGGCTCATCCGCGACCTGATCATCGGGGCCGTACCGCCCGCCGCCTTCACGGATCTCGGGTACTTCGTGACCCCCCTGGTCGCCACCGTGCTCGTCTTCTTCCTGCACCCGCACGTGGAGCGCATCCAGGTCGGGGTGAACGTCTTCGACGCGGCCGGGCTCGGCCTGTTCTGCGTCACCGGGACGACCAAGGCGTACGAGTACGGCCTGAACCTCACCTCCTCCGCCGCGCTGGGCCTCGCGACGGCCGTCGGCGGCGGTGTGCTGCGCGACGTCCTCGCCAACGAGGTGCCCTCGCTGCTGCGCTGGGACCGCGACCTGTACGCGGTGCCGGCGATCGTCGGCGCCACCATCGTCGTGCTCTGCATCCAGTTCGACGCCCTGAACGCGCTCACCAGCGGCATCGCGGTGGTGACCGCCTTCGCCCTGCGGCTGCTGGCCATGCGCTACCACTGGCGGGCCCCGCGCGCCTGGAACCGGCGCTCGGCCGCCACCGAGGAAAAAGCTACCGCTCAGTAA
- a CDS encoding thioesterase family protein: MAEAAQTAVRTTTGGTRTAKATVGDSEFDRDTAVVRREPGVYDAELSAGWTIIHAVNGGYLLAMLGRALGDALPHADPFSVSAHYLTASRPGPAVIRTEVVRTGRTLSTGQASLFQFAEDGTEVERIRVLATYGDLDALPDEVRTSAEPPVIAPIEHCFGPSDGPAPIPGSSAITERLDIRLDPATVGWAIGAPSGKGEMRGWFQLADGRDADPLSLLLTVDALPPTSFELGLTGWTPTVELTTHVRCRPAPGPLRVSITTRNLAGGFLEEDAEVWDSAGRLVAQSRQLAKAPRTA, from the coding sequence ATGGCAGAGGCAGCACAGACGGCGGTGCGGACGACGACCGGCGGGACGCGCACGGCGAAGGCGACCGTCGGCGACAGCGAGTTCGACCGCGACACCGCGGTCGTCCGCCGCGAGCCCGGCGTCTACGACGCGGAGCTCTCGGCGGGCTGGACGATCATCCACGCCGTCAACGGCGGCTACCTGCTCGCGATGCTGGGCCGCGCGCTCGGCGACGCCCTCCCGCACGCCGACCCCTTCTCGGTCTCGGCGCACTACCTCACGGCGTCCCGTCCCGGGCCCGCCGTGATCCGCACCGAGGTCGTCCGCACCGGGCGCACCCTCTCCACCGGCCAGGCGTCCCTCTTCCAGTTCGCGGAGGACGGCACCGAGGTCGAGCGCATCCGCGTCCTGGCCACCTACGGCGACCTCGACGCGCTCCCGGACGAGGTCCGCACCTCGGCCGAGCCGCCGGTCATCGCGCCGATCGAGCACTGCTTCGGGCCGTCCGACGGCCCCGCCCCGATCCCCGGCAGCTCCGCCATCACCGAGCGCCTCGACATCAGGCTCGACCCGGCCACCGTCGGCTGGGCGATCGGCGCGCCCTCGGGCAAGGGCGAGATGCGCGGCTGGTTCCAACTGGCCGACGGCCGGGACGCGGACCCGCTCTCGCTGCTGCTGACGGTGGACGCGCTGCCGCCGACCTCGTTCGAACTCGGGCTGACGGGCTGGACCCCGACGGTCGAGCTGACCACCCACGTGCGGTGCCGCCCCGCGCCCGGTCCGCTGCGGGTCTCCATCACCACCCGCAACCTGGCGGGCGGCTTCCTGGAGGAGGACGCCGAGGTCTGGGACTCGGCCGGCCGCCTCGTCGCCCAGTCCCGCCAGCTGGCCAAGGCGCCGCGCACGGCCTGA
- a CDS encoding TetR family transcriptional regulator, producing the protein MSHTVGVRQAQKQKTRQALLDAALRLLEDQSLSSVGLREVTRAVGVAPTAFYRHFTGMADLGVALVEEALGSLHATIGEALREPADEDRIDRTVALVAGLVRTSPAHVRFVAREQHGGVAAVRTAIAEQLARFADEVAAFFAAEPESAGWSEDDLEMLAGLYVDHMVMTASAFLEAGPGGEERVSALARRRLRLVTLGRRHWLD; encoded by the coding sequence ATGAGTCACACCGTCGGCGTCCGCCAGGCCCAGAAGCAGAAGACCCGCCAGGCACTTCTGGACGCGGCACTGCGCCTGCTGGAGGACCAGAGCCTGAGCAGCGTGGGACTGCGCGAGGTCACCCGGGCCGTGGGAGTCGCCCCGACCGCCTTCTACCGGCACTTCACCGGCATGGCGGACCTCGGCGTGGCCCTGGTCGAGGAGGCCCTGGGCTCGCTGCACGCGACGATCGGGGAGGCGCTGAGGGAGCCGGCGGACGAGGACCGCATCGACCGCACGGTGGCCCTCGTGGCCGGGCTGGTGCGCACCTCCCCCGCGCATGTGCGCTTCGTGGCGCGGGAGCAGCACGGCGGTGTGGCGGCCGTGCGCACGGCGATCGCCGAGCAGTTGGCGCGGTTCGCGGACGAGGTGGCCGCGTTCTTCGCCGCCGAGCCCGAGTCGGCGGGATGGAGCGAGGACGATCTGGAGATGCTCGCCGGCCTGTACGTGGACCACATGGTGATGACCGCCTCGGCGTTCCTGGAGGCGGGCCCGGGGGGCGAGGAGCGGGTGAGCGCGCTGGCGCGGCGGAGGCTGCGGCTGGTGACTCTGGGCCGCCGGCACTGGCTGGACTGA
- a CDS encoding cysteine desulfurase family protein, whose translation MAYLDHAATTPMLPEAIEAMTAHLAVTGNASALHAAGRRARRTVEESREALAEALGARPSEVVFTSGGTEADNLAVKGLYWARRDADPARTRVLASPVEHHAVLDAVDWLAEHEGATVEYLPVDAHGRVHPDALREAIARNPDDVAMATVMWANNEIGTVFPVAELASVAREFGVPLHADAVQAFGQLDVGFAASGLAAMTVSGHKIGGPYGIGALLLGREYSPVPVLHGGGQERHVRSGTLDVPAVASFAVAGRLAAERREEFAREVGALRDRLVDAVREAVPDAILGGDPVDRLPANAHFTFPGCEGDSLLLLLDAQGIECSTGSACTAGVAQPSHVLLATGTEPHLARGTLRFSLGHTSTEADVDAVARAIGPAVERARTAGLT comes from the coding sequence ATGGCTTACCTCGACCACGCCGCGACGACTCCGATGCTTCCGGAGGCGATCGAGGCGATGACCGCCCACCTCGCCGTCACCGGCAACGCGTCCGCACTGCACGCCGCCGGGCGCCGGGCCCGCCGTACCGTCGAGGAGTCCCGCGAAGCCCTCGCCGAAGCCCTCGGCGCCCGCCCCAGCGAAGTCGTCTTCACCTCGGGCGGCACCGAGGCCGACAACCTCGCCGTGAAGGGCCTCTACTGGGCCCGCCGCGACGCCGATCCGGCCCGCACCCGCGTTCTCGCCAGCCCCGTCGAGCACCACGCCGTCCTCGACGCCGTGGACTGGCTCGCCGAGCACGAGGGCGCGACGGTGGAGTACCTGCCGGTCGACGCGCACGGGCGGGTCCACCCCGACGCCCTGCGCGAGGCGATCGCCAGGAACCCGGACGACGTCGCCATGGCCACCGTGATGTGGGCCAACAACGAGATCGGCACCGTCTTCCCCGTTGCCGAACTTGCCTCCGTTGCGCGGGAGTTCGGCGTTCCCCTGCACGCCGACGCCGTGCAGGCGTTCGGTCAGCTGGACGTCGGTTTCGCTGCCTCCGGGCTCGCCGCGATGACCGTCTCCGGGCACAAGATCGGCGGCCCGTACGGCATCGGCGCCCTGCTGCTGGGCCGCGAGTACAGCCCCGTGCCCGTGCTGCACGGCGGCGGCCAGGAGCGCCATGTGCGCTCCGGCACCCTCGACGTCCCCGCCGTCGCCTCCTTCGCGGTCGCGGGCCGGCTCGCCGCCGAACGGCGCGAGGAGTTCGCCCGCGAGGTGGGCGCGCTCCGCGACCGGCTGGTGGACGCCGTCCGCGAGGCCGTCCCGGACGCGATCCTCGGCGGCGACCCCGTCGACCGCCTGCCCGCCAACGCCCACTTCACCTTCCCGGGCTGCGAGGGCGACTCGCTTCTGCTGCTGCTCGACGCCCAGGGCATCGAGTGCTCCACCGGCTCCGCCTGCACCGCGGGCGTCGCCCAGCCCAGCCACGTCCTCCTCGCCACCGGCACCGAACCCCACCTCGCCCGCGGCACCCTCCGCTTCAGCCTCGGCCACACCTCCACCGAGGCGGACGTCGACGCGGTCGCCCGGGCCATCGGCCCGGCGGTGGAGCGGGCGCGGACGGCGGGTCTGACCTGA
- a CDS encoding RICIN domain-containing protein yields MTPRKRPYLLRTLTAFAAAFAAALLPAAPTAAAEADGAGTAVTALSGLTLTTVNGGRNLDVQNGNTGEGVFLVTNSAPGYHQQWTADLQANGSFTLVNDTTGKCAAVGVPLRQQNCSGVSAQRWYFQPVTGAANTFMIRNAGTHKCLDIVLGAQYDDAWTQTYTCNGSAAQKWRLPASASPAAFEAAVDFASVRCQQDASTCTWRKGVQAPAEPLPRQCVSPVWYNGTPEPVQWTFTLSTSSGWTSTLGIQFTTGVSGGTPGALQATVSQTITGSVSYDLRETLGNSLTVSVPPAHYGWVALAALATEVTGEWTFDAGGYPWKTQDTVTVPLTSDTQGGASVYLARTGAEFTGCAA; encoded by the coding sequence ATGACACCGCGCAAGCGCCCCTACCTGCTCAGAACGCTCACCGCGTTCGCCGCCGCGTTCGCCGCGGCCCTTCTCCCCGCCGCTCCCACGGCGGCCGCGGAGGCGGACGGCGCCGGCACGGCCGTGACCGCGCTGAGCGGACTGACGCTCACCACGGTCAACGGCGGCCGGAACCTCGACGTACAGAACGGGAACACCGGGGAAGGCGTCTTCCTCGTCACCAACTCGGCGCCCGGCTACCACCAGCAGTGGACCGCCGACCTCCAGGCCAACGGCTCGTTCACCCTCGTCAACGACACGACCGGCAAGTGCGCGGCGGTCGGTGTCCCGCTCCGCCAGCAGAACTGCTCGGGGGTCTCCGCCCAGCGCTGGTACTTCCAGCCGGTGACCGGCGCCGCGAACACCTTCATGATCCGCAACGCCGGCACCCACAAGTGCCTCGACATCGTGCTCGGCGCCCAGTACGACGACGCCTGGACCCAGACCTACACCTGCAACGGAAGCGCCGCCCAGAAGTGGCGCCTGCCCGCGTCGGCGTCCCCCGCGGCCTTCGAGGCGGCCGTGGACTTCGCCTCGGTCCGCTGCCAGCAGGACGCGTCGACCTGCACCTGGCGCAAGGGCGTCCAGGCCCCCGCGGAGCCGCTGCCGAGGCAGTGCGTCTCCCCGGTCTGGTACAACGGCACCCCCGAGCCGGTGCAGTGGACCTTCACGCTCTCCACCAGCAGCGGCTGGACGAGCACGCTCGGCATCCAGTTCACCACCGGCGTGAGCGGCGGCACACCGGGCGCCCTCCAGGCCACCGTCAGCCAGACCATCACCGGCAGCGTCTCCTACGACCTCAGGGAGACCCTGGGCAACAGCCTGACCGTCTCGGTGCCGCCCGCCCACTACGGCTGGGTGGCCCTCGCGGCGCTCGCCACCGAGGTCACCGGTGAGTGGACCTTCGACGCGGGCGGCTACCCCTGGAAGACCCAGGACACCGTCACCGTCCCGCTCACCAGCGACACCCAGGGCGGCGCGAGCGTCTACCTCGCCCGCACCGGCGCCGAGTTCACCGGCTGCGCGGCCTGA
- a CDS encoding VCBS repeat-containing protein yields MKHARPRAARHRLTGAVVLTLAVGSITSTAGAVAAPVAEVPDVLSTDAAESDVAPVEPGSEVVSAGATGFLTRDPDTEVRWTRYADGTSTVLGKSPVAADPLVHGAASDIVAVRQGRAAVDLHNMATGAAPVHVDLGYIPGSAEYLGTAGSVVVASSETAPGMDQVYLVRTSASFRMVNGLPPEAASVSVAASTDGALLLLYRLGASAWHVAVVDTATAEVTESHAVSHTGGKIAAALSPTHLVWFDRPDPSFDGSVLNTVERGSGQVRRVNVPGMYSPVVGVAGSWVTYAQSTPLLANAPRTGAPLTAVPLAGGTGVRLLDHVTTLVPGPGGSLLAMGGSLATGEGVYRITGGTSAPPSAAPVGSTGEPTQLTLLGHDIPRVADLDENQGRLPMTWRLSHLSVELTYRIRHLATGRTLQLGGDPFDPLKPRAQELVFSWSGQLRDNGRTVAAPNGEYSWELTATALSGIGAPVTVGGTFTVKRTPGPHDYTDNTSPDLLARDTSGRLWLQDTTFDAAEGGHNHPPERLVGGGWQIYNSVEATGNIAGGAAGDLVARDKAGVLWLYQGRGDGTFTTRVKIGGGWQGYTRIAAGSDLTGDGRADLVATDSSGALWLHRGTGNAGAPFAARTKAGLSGWQQFNSIEATGNIAGGAAGDLVARDKAGALWLYQGRGDGTFTTRVKIGGGWQGYTHLVGAGDSNLDGRPDLYATTPSGHMYWYEGTGKASAPFAGREPSLGVGGDQTSYDDYI; encoded by the coding sequence ATGAAGCATGCCCGGCCGCGCGCCGCCCGCCATCGTCTGACAGGCGCTGTGGTGCTGACGCTGGCAGTCGGTTCGATCACCTCCACGGCCGGGGCCGTGGCGGCGCCGGTGGCCGAGGTGCCGGACGTGCTCTCGACGGACGCAGCCGAATCAGACGTCGCGCCGGTCGAGCCCGGTTCCGAGGTCGTCTCGGCCGGAGCCACGGGGTTTCTGACCCGGGATCCCGACACGGAGGTGCGCTGGACCCGGTACGCCGACGGCACGAGCACGGTCCTGGGCAAGAGCCCCGTCGCAGCTGACCCTCTCGTGCACGGTGCGGCTTCGGACATCGTCGCGGTCCGCCAGGGCCGGGCGGCCGTGGACCTCCACAACATGGCGACCGGCGCGGCACCGGTCCATGTGGATCTGGGCTACATACCCGGCAGCGCGGAGTACCTCGGTACCGCGGGGTCGGTCGTCGTAGCCTCGTCGGAGACGGCACCCGGCATGGACCAGGTGTATCTGGTCAGGACGAGCGCGTCCTTCCGGATGGTGAACGGCCTGCCGCCCGAGGCGGCTTCGGTGTCCGTGGCGGCGTCGACGGACGGGGCGCTGCTGCTGCTCTACCGTCTCGGCGCGAGCGCCTGGCATGTGGCGGTGGTGGACACGGCGACCGCGGAGGTCACCGAGAGCCACGCGGTCTCCCACACGGGCGGCAAGATCGCCGCGGCGCTGTCGCCGACCCACCTCGTCTGGTTCGACCGGCCCGACCCGTCCTTCGACGGATCGGTGCTCAACACCGTGGAGCGCGGCAGCGGTCAGGTCCGGCGCGTGAACGTGCCCGGGATGTACAGCCCGGTCGTCGGCGTCGCCGGTTCCTGGGTCACGTACGCCCAGAGCACCCCCCTGCTCGCCAACGCTCCCCGCACCGGTGCACCGTTGACGGCCGTGCCCCTCGCCGGGGGGACCGGTGTGCGACTGCTGGACCACGTCACGACACTCGTTCCCGGGCCGGGCGGAAGCCTGCTGGCCATGGGCGGCAGCCTCGCGACCGGAGAGGGCGTCTACCGCATCACCGGCGGCACGAGCGCCCCGCCGTCCGCCGCCCCGGTGGGGTCCACGGGGGAGCCGACCCAGCTGACCCTCCTCGGCCACGACATACCCCGGGTGGCCGACCTCGACGAGAACCAGGGCCGGCTCCCGATGACCTGGCGCCTGTCGCACCTCAGCGTGGAGCTGACCTACCGCATCCGCCACCTCGCCACCGGCCGGACCCTGCAGTTGGGCGGGGATCCGTTCGACCCTCTCAAACCGAGGGCGCAGGAGCTGGTGTTCAGCTGGAGCGGGCAGCTGCGCGACAACGGGCGGACGGTCGCCGCTCCGAACGGGGAGTACTCCTGGGAGCTGACGGCCACGGCGCTGAGCGGTATCGGCGCGCCCGTCACGGTCGGCGGGACGTTCACGGTGAAGCGGACTCCGGGACCGCACGACTACACCGACAACACGAGCCCCGACCTCCTCGCCCGTGACACCTCGGGCAGGCTGTGGCTGCAGGACACCACCTTCGATGCCGCCGAGGGAGGGCACAATCACCCGCCGGAGCGGCTCGTCGGCGGCGGCTGGCAGATCTACAACAGCGTCGAGGCCACCGGCAACATCGCGGGAGGCGCGGCCGGCGACCTCGTCGCCCGCGACAAGGCGGGAGTCCTCTGGCTCTACCAGGGCCGCGGCGACGGCACGTTCACCACCCGCGTGAAGATCGGCGGCGGCTGGCAGGGCTACACCCGCATCGCGGCCGGCAGTGACCTCACCGGTGACGGACGGGCCGATCTCGTCGCCACGGACAGCTCAGGGGCCCTCTGGCTCCACCGGGGCACCGGCAACGCGGGCGCGCCCTTCGCGGCCCGGACGAAGGCCGGCCTCTCCGGCTGGCAGCAGTTCAACAGCATCGAGGCCACCGGCAACATCGCGGGAGGCGCCGCCGGCGACCTCGTCGCCCGCGACAAGGCGGGAGCCCTCTGGCTCTACCAGGGCCGCGGCGACGGCACGTTCACCACCCGCGTGAAGATCGGCGGCGGCTGGCAGGGCTACACGCACCTGGTCGGCGCGGGGGACAGCAACCTCGACGGCCGCCCCGACCTGTACGCCACCACCCCGTCCGGTCACATGTACTGGTACGAGGGGACCGGCAAGGCGTCCGCGCCCTTCGCCGGACGGGAGCCGTCGCTCGGCGTCGGCGGCGACCAGACGTCGTACGACGACTACATCTGA